Proteins encoded by one window of Manihot esculenta cultivar AM560-2 chromosome 10, M.esculenta_v8, whole genome shotgun sequence:
- the LOC110624216 gene encoding MDIS1-interacting receptor like kinase 2 yields ILHVVEATEDFDIKYCIGTGSYGTVYKAQLPSGRVIALKKLHRKEAEEPSFDKCFKNEVKLLTEIRHKNIVKLYGYCLHQRAMFLIYEYMEKGSLFYVLRNEDEAVKLSWRKRVNIVKGIAHALSYMHHDCSPPIVHRDISSNNILLNSDWEAIVSDFGTARFLYLDSSNQTILAGTRGYIAPELAYTMVVNEKCDVYSFGVVALEIIMGKHPGELLSSLPSLPSSPSNSNVMLKDVLDSRLLPPNNHMVAQSVVLGVTLALACLRSNSKSRPTMKQVSREFLVHKPVPLSQSLQEIPLWHLINQDICMQEEN; encoded by the exons ATACTGCATGTCGTTGAAGCTACTGAGGATTTTGACATCAAATACTGCATTGGAACTGGCAGCTATGGCACTGTTTATAAGGCACAACTTCCAAGTGGCAGAGTAATTGCCTTGAAGAAACTCCATAGGAAGGaagcagaggagccaagttttgACAAATGTTTCAAAAATGAGGTGAAACTGTTAACAGAAATTCGCCATAAGAACATTGTGAAGCTTTACGGTTACTGCTTACATCAAAGAGCAATGTTCTTGAtttatgagtacatggaaaaggGAAGTTTATTCTATGTCCTAAGAAATGAAGATGAAGCAGTGAAATTAAGTTGGAGGAAAAGGGTGAACATTGTGAAAGGAATTGCACATGCTTTATCatacatgcatcatgattgTAGTCCACCAATTGTTCATCGAGACATATCAAGCAACAACATTTTATTAAACTCAGATTGGGAGGCTATTGTATCTGATTTTGGAACAGCAAGATTTCTTTATCTTGATTCATCCAATCAAACTATACTTGCCGGCACTCGTGGATATATTGCTCCAG AGCTTGCATATACTATGGTGGTGAATGAGAAATGTGACGTGTATAGCTTTGGAGTGGTGGCGCTGGAAATAATTATGGGAAAGCATCCCGGAgaacttctttcttcattaccTTCATTACCATCATCACCATCAAATTCAAATGTAATGTTGAAAGATGTGTTAGATTCACGTCTCCTTCCTCCCAACAACCATATGGTTGCTCAAAGTGTGGTTCTTGGGGTCACGTTAGCACTGGCATGCTTGAGATCCAATTCAAAATCTCGACCAACAATGAAGCAAGTGAGTAGAGAGTTCCTTGTTCACAAGCCAGTTCCATTGTCTCAATCTCTTCAGGAAATTCCTCTATGGCATCTGATAAATCAAGACATATGCATGCAAGAGGAAAATTAG